In Paramormyrops kingsleyae isolate MSU_618 chromosome 13, PKINGS_0.4, whole genome shotgun sequence, a single window of DNA contains:
- the hmg20a gene encoding high mobility group protein 20A isoform X2, which yields MEEQTTSPGANTDNSSQRNGEEKPRRSSWSKGRKRKKPVKDSNAPKAPLTGYVRFMNDRREQLRAERPDVPFPEITRMLGNEWSKLPPDEKQRYLEEAERDKERYMRELEEYQKTEAYKRFTRKVQEKQKGKGHCGDSSRSAGSKSLHEDSEGKERSVFDIPIFTEEFLNHSKAREAEMRQLRKTNMEYEERNAALQKHVESMRGAVERLEGDVMQERSRNGLLQQHLENLRQALTSSFLNLPLPGSGETPTLDTIDSYMKKLHGIILADPQQHEGLISAVREVVNHLER from the exons ATGGAGGAACAGACCACGTCACCTGGTGCCAACACAGACAACAGCAGCCAGAGGAACGGGGAGGAG AAACCGCGGCGCTCCAGCTGGTCCAAGGGCCGAAAGCGGAAGAAGCCGGTGAAGGACAGCAACGCGCCCAAAGCGCCCCTAACAGGCTACGTACGCTTCATGAACGACCGCCGCGAGCAGCTGCGGGCCGAGCGGCCTGACGTGCCCTTCCCAGAGATCACCCGCATGCTGGGCAACGAGTGGAGCAAGCTGCCCCCCGACGAGAAGCAG cgCTACCTGGAGGAGGCGGAGCGGGACAAGGAGCGCTATATGCGGGAGCTGGAGGAGTACCAGAAGACAGAGGCGTACAAGCGTTTCACCAGGAAGGTGCAGGAGAAGCAGAAGGGCAAAGGTCACTGCGGAG ACTCTTCTCGGTCCGCTGGCAGCAAGTCCCTGCACGAG GACTCCGAAGGGAAGGAGAGATCCGTGTTTGACATCCCCATCTTCACAGAGGAGTTCCTGAACCACAGCAAAG cccgTGAGGCGGAAATGCGGCAGCTGAGGAAGACCAATATGGAGTATGAGGAGCGCAACGCCGCACTGCAGAAGCACGTGGAGAGCATGCGGGGCGCCGTGGAGCGTCTGGAGGGCGATGTCATGCAGGAGCGCAGCCGCAACGGGCTCCTACAGCAGCACCTGGAGAATCTGCGGCAGGCGCTCACCTCCAGCTTCTTGAACCTGCCCCTGCCAG gcagcggggagaccCCAACCCTGGACACCATCGACTCCTACATGAAGAAGCTGCACGGCATCATCCTGGCCGACCCGCAGCAGCACGAGGGGCTGATCAGCGCGGTCAGGGAGGTGGTCAACCATCTGGAGCGGTAG
- the hmg20a gene encoding high mobility group protein 20A isoform X1, giving the protein MEEQTTSPGANTDNSSQRNGEEKPRRSSWSKGRKRKKPVKDSNAPKAPLTGYVRFMNDRREQLRAERPDVPFPEITRMLGNEWSKLPPDEKQRYLEEAERDKERYMRELEEYQKTEAYKRFTRKVQEKQKGKGHCGDSSRSAGSKSLHEKDSEGKERSVFDIPIFTEEFLNHSKAREAEMRQLRKTNMEYEERNAALQKHVESMRGAVERLEGDVMQERSRNGLLQQHLENLRQALTSSFLNLPLPGSGETPTLDTIDSYMKKLHGIILADPQQHEGLISAVREVVNHLER; this is encoded by the exons ATGGAGGAACAGACCACGTCACCTGGTGCCAACACAGACAACAGCAGCCAGAGGAACGGGGAGGAG AAACCGCGGCGCTCCAGCTGGTCCAAGGGCCGAAAGCGGAAGAAGCCGGTGAAGGACAGCAACGCGCCCAAAGCGCCCCTAACAGGCTACGTACGCTTCATGAACGACCGCCGCGAGCAGCTGCGGGCCGAGCGGCCTGACGTGCCCTTCCCAGAGATCACCCGCATGCTGGGCAACGAGTGGAGCAAGCTGCCCCCCGACGAGAAGCAG cgCTACCTGGAGGAGGCGGAGCGGGACAAGGAGCGCTATATGCGGGAGCTGGAGGAGTACCAGAAGACAGAGGCGTACAAGCGTTTCACCAGGAAGGTGCAGGAGAAGCAGAAGGGCAAAGGTCACTGCGGAG ACTCTTCTCGGTCCGCTGGCAGCAAGTCCCTGCACGAG AAGGACTCCGAAGGGAAGGAGAGATCCGTGTTTGACATCCCCATCTTCACAGAGGAGTTCCTGAACCACAGCAAAG cccgTGAGGCGGAAATGCGGCAGCTGAGGAAGACCAATATGGAGTATGAGGAGCGCAACGCCGCACTGCAGAAGCACGTGGAGAGCATGCGGGGCGCCGTGGAGCGTCTGGAGGGCGATGTCATGCAGGAGCGCAGCCGCAACGGGCTCCTACAGCAGCACCTGGAGAATCTGCGGCAGGCGCTCACCTCCAGCTTCTTGAACCTGCCCCTGCCAG gcagcggggagaccCCAACCCTGGACACCATCGACTCCTACATGAAGAAGCTGCACGGCATCATCCTGGCCGACCCGCAGCAGCACGAGGGGCTGATCAGCGCGGTCAGGGAGGTGGTCAACCATCTGGAGCGGTAG